A stretch of Gemmobacter fulvus DNA encodes these proteins:
- a CDS encoding 3-keto-5-aminohexanoate cleavage protein codes for MPLAMNREVFITCAVTGSGGTQDRSPHVPRSPAQIAESAIAAAKAGAAVVHCHVRDPETGKPARDPALYREVTERIRDSATDVVLNLTAGMGGDIYFEGTEDMGRMGPRSDMAGAAERVAHVVECRPEICTLDCGTMNFNEADYVMVNTPGMLRDMAKRMVAAGVRIEIEAFDTGHLWLAKELAREGVIPSPTLVQLCMGVPWGAPDDLNTFMAMVNNVPADWFWSAFAIGRHQMPYVAAAVLAGGNVRVGLEDNLWLDKGVLATNAQLVERAVSIISNLGARVLTPAEVRAKLKLEKRAPLPK; via the coding sequence ATGCCTTTGGCCATGAACCGCGAAGTTTTCATCACCTGTGCCGTGACCGGATCGGGCGGCACGCAGGACCGCAGCCCGCATGTGCCGCGCAGCCCGGCGCAGATCGCCGAAAGCGCCATAGCGGCGGCCAAGGCGGGGGCGGCGGTGGTGCATTGTCATGTGCGCGACCCCGAAACCGGCAAACCGGCCCGCGACCCGGCGCTGTATCGCGAGGTGACGGAACGCATCCGCGACAGCGCCACCGATGTGGTGCTGAACCTGACGGCGGGCATGGGCGGCGACATCTATTTTGAAGGCACCGAGGATATGGGCCGCATGGGCCCCCGGTCTGACATGGCGGGTGCCGCCGAGCGGGTGGCGCATGTGGTGGAATGCCGCCCGGAAATCTGCACGCTCGATTGCGGCACGATGAATTTCAACGAGGCCGATTATGTGATGGTCAACACGCCCGGCATGCTGCGCGACATGGCAAAACGCATGGTCGCAGCCGGGGTGCGGATCGAGATCGAGGCCTTTGACACCGGCCATCTGTGGCTGGCCAAGGAACTGGCGCGCGAAGGGGTGATCCCCTCCCCGACGCTGGTGCAGCTGTGCATGGGCGTGCCATGGGGCGCGCCGGATGATCTGAACACCTTCATGGCGATGGTCAACAATGTGCCCGCCGACTGGTTCTGGAGCGCCTTTGCCATTGGCCGCCACCAGATGCCTTATGTGGCCGCTGCCGTGCTGGCAGGGGGCAATGTGCGGGTGGGGCTGGAAGACAATCTCTGGCTCGACAAGGGCGTTCTGGCTACCAATGCGCAGCTGGTGGAGCGGGCGGTCTCGATCATCTCGAACCTGGGGGCGCGGGTGCTGACCCCGGCCGAAGTGCGCGCCAAGCTGAAGCTGGAAAAACGCGCGCCGCTGCCGAAGTGA
- a CDS encoding GlxA family transcriptional regulator, translated as MAKSASIFAPAQQPLSLALLVLPQCSILEVASTLDPLRAANRHLGTEAFRWRVVSPDGQAVPLTCGIELPSSGPLAMAEGADVLIVIAGYRQSEVATARLIRDLRRIAPRFAAIGGIDAGGWVLARAGLLDGRRATVHWEDLEDFAASHPQIDVVADRFVLAANRFTAGGAAPAADLMLHLIRTRHGPALALQVAASFLTTARDGAEPQIAPHAPDPRLDPRVAAAIARMEARLDSPETTAQTARALGLSARRLEQLFDAALGRSPAAHALSLRLAAARRLITDTRHPLAEIALRTGFSSAATLSRAFRNSFGTPPSALRKRP; from the coding sequence ATGGCAAAATCCGCATCAATTTTCGCCCCCGCGCAGCAGCCGCTCAGCCTCGCCCTGCTGGTGCTGCCGCAGTGTTCGATCCTGGAGGTCGCCTCGACCCTCGATCCACTGCGCGCCGCCAACCGGCATCTGGGGACGGAGGCGTTTCGCTGGCGCGTGGTGTCGCCCGATGGTCAGGCGGTGCCGCTGACCTGCGGGATCGAGCTGCCCTCGTCCGGTCCGCTGGCCATGGCCGAAGGTGCGGATGTGCTGATCGTGATTGCGGGCTATCGCCAGTCCGAGGTGGCCACGGCGCGGCTGATCCGCGATCTGCGCCGCATCGCGCCGCGCTTTGCCGCGATTGGCGGCATTGATGCGGGCGGCTGGGTTCTGGCCCGCGCCGGTCTGCTGGATGGCCGCCGCGCCACGGTGCATTGGGAGGATCTGGAGGATTTTGCCGCCAGCCATCCGCAGATCGACGTGGTGGCGGATCGGTTCGTGCTGGCGGCCAACCGCTTTACTGCGGGTGGGGCCGCGCCTGCCGCCGATCTGATGCTGCACCTGATCCGCACCCGCCATGGGCCTGCGCTTGCCTTGCAGGTGGCGGCCAGTTTTCTGACCACGGCGCGCGACGGGGCCGAGCCGCAGATTGCCCCGCATGCCCCCGATCCCCGGCTTGACCCGCGCGTCGCGGCTGCCATCGCCCGGATGGAGGCGCGGCTCGACAGCCCCGAAACCACCGCGCAGACCGCCCGCGCGCTTGGCCTGTCGGCCCGCCGTCTGGAACAGCTGTTTGACGCGGCGCTGGGTCGCAGCCCCGCCGCCCATGCGCTGTCGCTGCGGCTTGCCGCCGCGCGCCGCCTGATCACCGATACCCGGCACCCGCTGGCCGAGATTGCGCTGCGCACCGGGTTTTCCAGTGCCGCCACGCTGAGCCGGGCGTTCCGCAACAGCTTTGGCACCCCGCCCAGCGCTTTGCGCAAGCGGCCCTGA
- a CDS encoding response regulator produces the protein MEQLRIVIADDHPLYRDGVARSLSEDPGLLVVGQAQDAKAAVELAARLRPDVLLLDISMPEGGGLAALRAVMDWPEPPKVAMLTASEEDDIVMQALKAGALGYILKGVSARDLVGVVKDLARGQTYVSPLLASRLLTAMRGGAKAKPANPLEDLSKREEDILALVAEGKSNKEIGLSLDLQEKTVKHYMTSILQKLHLRNRVEAAVLARDHLRR, from the coding sequence ATGGAACAGCTGCGGATCGTGATTGCGGATGACCACCCGCTTTATCGGGACGGAGTGGCGCGCAGCCTGTCGGAGGATCCGGGACTGCTGGTTGTGGGGCAGGCGCAGGATGCGAAGGCGGCGGTGGAACTGGCGGCGCGGCTGCGCCCCGATGTGCTGCTGCTGGATATTTCCATGCCCGAAGGCGGTGGTCTGGCGGCGCTGCGGGCGGTGATGGACTGGCCTGAGCCGCCGAAGGTGGCGATGCTCACCGCCTCGGAAGAGGATGACATCGTGATGCAGGCGCTGAAGGCCGGGGCGCTGGGCTATATCCTGAAGGGGGTCAGCGCGCGCGATCTGGTGGGGGTGGTGAAGGATCTGGCGCGCGGGCAGACCTATGTGTCGCCGCTGCTGGCCAGCCGGTTGCTGACGGCGATGCGGGGCGGGGCAAAAGCCAAACCCGCGAACCCGCTGGAGGATCTGTCCAAACGCGAAGAGGATATTCTGGCGCTGGTGGCCGAAGGCAAAAGCAACAAGGAAATCGGGCTGTCACTCGACCTGCAGGAAAAGACGGTGAAACATTACATGACGTCGATCCTGCAAAAGCTGCATCTACGCAACCGGGTCGAGGCGGCGGTTCTGGCGCGCGATCACCTGCGGCGGTGA
- a CDS encoding sensor histidine kinase, with amino-acid sequence MRHWVSRHLPHRSRWTDWSLATQFAVAGGIVMLVAMLITGQWMAARIEQVVVRNWANATALYMESFISPLSQDLAASDDLSPLAHKALDEVFTSTALGARVKSYKIWKDGGLVVDASDHSLLGRRFAVDGDLARAWKGEVAASFADLHEAENAAEAALGVPLLEIYSPIREVWSGRIIGVVEFYELATGLEADLWEAKRRSWATVAAVLLAIGAVLWGIVLKGSRTIESQRAAMQRQLRDLSDLSRHNMALRLRVQGAAARSAEMHDQALRQVGADLHDGPAQLLGFAALRLDGLRPAVAAVRQAELTEVAGAVSDAIREIRAISRGVSLPDIAARNPCDIVAGLAEAHRARTGTEVAVTCDADSLPPLAAPVKTCLYRFVQEGLNNAWRHAQGQGQQVRLGTEAGALVLRVLDSGPGFAPAKAETGAEPDGGGSGLGLAGLRDRVEALGGSFETINRPEGGAEVRMVLTTVRG; translated from the coding sequence ATGAGGCATTGGGTTTCACGGCATCTGCCGCACAGATCACGCTGGACCGATTGGTCGCTTGCCACGCAATTCGCCGTGGCGGGCGGCATTGTCATGCTGGTCGCCATGCTGATCACCGGGCAATGGATGGCCGCGCGGATCGAGCAGGTTGTGGTGCGCAACTGGGCCAATGCGACAGCGCTTTATATGGAAAGTTTCATATCGCCGCTGAGCCAGGATCTTGCTGCATCGGATGATCTGTCGCCGCTGGCGCACAAGGCGCTGGACGAGGTGTTCACCTCGACCGCGCTGGGCGCGCGGGTCAAATCCTACAAGATCTGGAAGGATGGCGGGCTGGTCGTCGATGCCTCGGACCACAGCCTGCTGGGGCGGCGCTTTGCGGTGGATGGTGATCTGGCACGGGCGTGGAAGGGCGAAGTTGCCGCCAGCTTTGCCGATCTGCACGAGGCCGAGAATGCCGCCGAAGCCGCCTTGGGTGTGCCCTTGCTGGAAATCTACAGCCCGATCCGCGAAGTGTGGTCGGGCCGGATCATCGGCGTGGTGGAGTTCTATGAGCTGGCCACGGGGCTGGAGGCCGATCTGTGGGAGGCCAAGCGGCGCAGTTGGGCCACGGTCGCGGCGGTGCTGCTGGCGATTGGCGCGGTGCTGTGGGGCATCGTGCTGAAGGGTAGCCGCACCATAGAAAGCCAGCGGGCGGCCATGCAGCGGCAGTTGCGCGATCTGTCGGATCTGTCGCGACACAACATGGCTTTGCGGCTCAGGGTGCAGGGGGCTGCGGCGCGCTCGGCAGAGATGCACGATCAGGCGCTGCGGCAGGTCGGGGCCGATCTGCATGATGGCCCGGCGCAGCTTCTGGGCTTTGCCGCGCTGCGTCTGGATGGCCTGCGCCCGGCGGTGGCCGCGGTGCGGCAGGCCGAACTGACCGAGGTCGCCGGGGCGGTCAGCGATGCGATCCGCGAAATCCGGGCCATCTCGCGCGGGGTGTCGCTGCCCGATATTGCGGCGCGCAATCCCTGTGACATCGTGGCGGGGCTGGCCGAGGCGCATCGCGCCCGCACCGGCACCGAGGTTGCGGTGACCTGTGATGCCGACAGCCTGCCACCGCTGGCCGCGCCGGTGAAAACCTGCCTTTACCGCTTTGTGCAGGAAGGGCTGAACAATGCCTGGCGCCATGCGCAGGGGCAGGGCCAGCAAGTGCGGCTGGGTACCGAAGCCGGTGCGCTGGTGCTGCGCGTGCTGGACAGCGGGCCGGGCTTCGCGCCCGCCAAGGCCGAAACAGGGGCGGAACCCGATGGGGGTGGCTCCGGCCTTGGCCTCGCCGGATTGCGCGACCGGGTCGAGGCGCTGGGCGGCAGTTTCGAGACGATTAACCGGCCCGAAGGCGGGGCAGAGGTGCGCATGGTCCTGACGACCGTGCGGGGATGA
- a CDS encoding accessory factor UbiK family protein has product MQTRNKFFDDMSQLMTNAMGVAQGAKTEAETAMKGFIDRWMAERDFVTREEFDAVRAMAVKAREENIALEARIAALEEKLK; this is encoded by the coding sequence ATGCAGACGCGCAACAAGTTTTTCGACGATATGTCGCAGTTGATGACCAATGCCATGGGCGTCGCACAGGGGGCCAAGACCGAGGCGGAAACCGCGATGAAAGGCTTCATCGACCGCTGGATGGCCGAGCGCGATTTCGTGACGCGCGAAGAGTTTGATGCCGTCCGCGCCATGGCGGTGAAGGCGCGCGAAGAAAACATCGCCCTTGAGGCGCGCATTGCCGCGCTGGAAGAAAAGCTGAAATAA
- the lgt gene encoding prolipoprotein diacylglyceryl transferase, producing MSYIPFPNLSPELFSIDLFGVTFALRWYALAYIAGLLIGWRLVLRAIRSPALWRAGQAPLNAEQLDRLLTWIIVGVVLGGRLGYAFFYNASYYMAHPAQILKVWEGGMSFHGGFLGVVVATLIFCRREKIALLPMADLLALATPPGLLLGRIANFINAELWGRATTMPWGVAFPGEAAQACATATLPCIRHPSQLYEAGLEGLLLGALLLWLAFRSPAFKAPGRIAGVFFAGYGLSRFVVEFMRQPDAQFISPGNPLGLALHLNGYGLTMGQILSLPMIVLGLVFLLRARRDPA from the coding sequence ATGAGCTACATCCCCTTCCCGAACCTCTCGCCCGAACTGTTTTCCATCGACCTGTTCGGCGTGACCTTCGCCCTGCGCTGGTATGCGCTGGCCTATATCGCCGGCCTGCTGATCGGCTGGCGTCTGGTGCTGCGGGCGATCCGATCACCTGCGCTGTGGCGTGCGGGGCAGGCCCCGCTGAACGCCGAACAGCTTGACCGGCTGCTGACCTGGATCATTGTCGGCGTCGTGCTGGGCGGGCGGCTCGGCTATGCGTTTTTCTACAATGCCAGCTATTATATGGCGCATCCGGCGCAGATCCTGAAGGTGTGGGAAGGCGGCATGTCCTTCCATGGCGGGTTTCTGGGGGTTGTGGTGGCAACGCTGATCTTCTGCCGCCGCGAAAAGATCGCGCTGCTACCCATGGCCGATCTCTTGGCACTGGCCACGCCGCCCGGCCTGCTGCTGGGCCGCATCGCCAATTTCATCAATGCCGAACTCTGGGGCCGCGCCACCACGATGCCCTGGGGCGTGGCTTTCCCCGGCGAGGCGGCGCAGGCCTGTGCCACTGCCACCCTGCCCTGCATCCGCCATCCGAGCCAGTTGTACGAAGCCGGGCTGGAGGGGCTGCTGCTGGGGGCGCTGCTGCTCTGGCTCGCGTTCCGCAGCCCCGCCTTCAAGGCTCCGGGCCGCATCGCCGGTGTGTTCTTTGCCGGATATGGCCTGTCGCGCTTTGTCGTTGAGTTCATGCGCCAGCCCGATGCGCAATTCATCAGCCCCGGCAATCCTTTGGGCCTTGCGCTGCACCTGAACGGCTATGGCCTGACCATGGGGCAGATCCTGTCGCTGCCGATGATCGTGCTGGGGCTGGTGTTCCTGCTGCGGGCGCGCCGTGACCCCGCTTGA
- a CDS encoding class I SAM-dependent methyltransferase translates to MTPLEDLLIRRIALSGPITLADYMAECLLHPEHGYYTTGTPFGAAGDFTTAPEISQMFGELLGLCLAQYWLDLGCPAPFTLAEIGPGRGTLMADLLRATRAVSGFHQAARITLIEASPRLRDQQRSTLAGYQVEWLGDIGGLPDTPLFLIANEFFDALPIRQFCRDAAGWRETVVTVQDGRLGFARSDAAPIAALDHRLDDTTAGEIVELCPAAAPIVAEAARRIARHGGAALILDYGGWQSRGDTVQALRAHQFVSPLAEPGLADLTAHVDFAALATAAHPCATAFIPQGTLLLRLGIAQRSAALARNLHGAALENHLAATRRLTDPAEMGTLFKALALHPPGTPAPPGFAPGQT, encoded by the coding sequence GTGACCCCGCTTGAAGATCTGCTGATCCGGCGGATCGCGCTCAGCGGTCCGATCACGCTGGCCGACTATATGGCCGAATGTCTGCTGCACCCCGAGCATGGCTATTACACCACCGGCACGCCCTTTGGCGCGGCGGGCGATTTTACCACCGCGCCGGAAATCTCGCAGATGTTCGGGGAGTTGCTAGGGCTGTGCCTTGCGCAATACTGGCTGGATCTGGGTTGCCCCGCGCCGTTCACGCTGGCCGAGATCGGCCCCGGGCGCGGCACGCTGATGGCCGATCTTCTGCGCGCCACCCGCGCCGTGTCGGGCTTTCATCAGGCGGCGCGCATCACCCTGATCGAGGCCTCGCCCAGGCTGCGGGATCAGCAGCGCAGCACCTTGGCCGGGTATCAGGTTGAATGGCTGGGCGATATTGGCGGCCTGCCCGATACGCCGCTGTTCCTGATCGCCAACGAGTTTTTTGATGCCCTGCCGATCCGCCAGTTTTGCCGCGATGCAGCGGGCTGGCGCGAAACCGTGGTCACGGTGCAGGATGGCCGCCTTGGCTTTGCCCGCTCTGACGCCGCGCCGATTGCGGCGCTGGATCACCGGCTGGACGACACGACAGCGGGCGAGATTGTGGAACTTTGCCCCGCCGCTGCCCCGATTGTGGCCGAAGCTGCCCGGCGCATCGCCCGCCATGGCGGGGCGGCGCTGATCCTCGATTATGGCGGCTGGCAATCGCGCGGCGATACGGTGCAGGCACTACGCGCGCATCAGTTCGTGTCGCCGCTGGCCGAACCGGGGCTGGCCGATCTGACCGCGCATGTGGATTTTGCCGCGCTCGCCACCGCCGCCCATCCCTGTGCCACCGCCTTCATCCCGCAGGGCACGCTGTTGCTGCGCCTTGGCATTGCGCAGCGCAGTGCCGCGCTTGCCCGCAATCTGCACGGCGCGGCGCTGGAAAACCACCTTGCCGCAACTCGCCGCTTGACCGACCCCGCCGAAATGGGAACGCTGTTTAAAGCCCTTGCGCTGCACCCCCCCGGCACACCCGCGCCGCCGGGGTTTGCGCCGGGCCAGACCTGA
- the pgeF gene encoding peptidoglycan editing factor PgeF, producing the protein MLEIITSDALAPVRHGFFTRKGGASSGIFAGLNCGTGSSDLSEVVAINRARVAQAMGAAPEALVTVHQVHSADVLTVTAPHTGAPPQADAMVTATPGLVLGVLTADCQPVLFSDPEAQVIGAAHAGWRGAKEGILEAVLTAMERLGAARARISAVIGPTISQASYEVGPEFVEAFLDDDRDSARFFAQGTGDRALFDLPGYALWRLRAAGVGHAEWTRHCTYRDPARFYSFRRTTHHGEADYGRLISCIRL; encoded by the coding sequence ATGCTCGAAATCATCACCTCCGACGCGCTCGCCCCGGTGCGGCATGGCTTTTTCACCCGCAAGGGCGGGGCCTCCTCGGGCATTTTTGCCGGATTGAACTGCGGCACCGGCTCGTCGGATCTGTCCGAGGTGGTGGCGATCAACCGGGCCCGGGTGGCGCAGGCCATGGGCGCCGCCCCCGAGGCGCTGGTGACGGTGCATCAGGTGCATTCCGCCGATGTGCTGACCGTGACCGCCCCGCATACAGGGGCCCCGCCGCAGGCCGATGCCATGGTGACGGCAACACCGGGGCTGGTGCTGGGCGTGCTGACCGCCGATTGTCAGCCGGTGCTGTTTTCCGACCCCGAGGCGCAGGTGATCGGTGCCGCCCATGCTGGCTGGCGCGGGGCGAAGGAAGGGATCCTTGAGGCGGTGCTGACCGCGATGGAGCGGCTGGGCGCGGCCCGCGCGCGCATTTCCGCCGTGATCGGTCCGACGATTTCGCAGGCCTCCTATGAGGTTGGCCCCGAATTCGTAGAGGCTTTTCTGGATGATGACCGCGACAGCGCGCGGTTCTTCGCGCAAGGCACCGGCGACCGGGCGCTGTTCGATCTGCCCGGCTATGCGCTGTGGCGGCTGCGCGCCGCAGGCGTCGGCCATGCCGAATGGACGCGCCATTGCACCTATCGCGACCCGGCCCGCTTTTATTCGTTCCGTCGCACCACCCATCACGGTGAAGCCGATTACGGGCGACTCATCTCCTGCATCCGGCTGTAA
- a CDS encoding Lrp/AsnC family transcriptional regulator, giving the protein MAGSKLDPIDRHILAELQADGRMTNVELAKRVGISAPPCLRRVRTLEEAGYIRGYHADIDARELGFEVQVFAMVRLQSQAESDLSAFEKRCRAWPLVRECHMLNGEIDFILKCVAPDLSTFQSFLTAELTAADNVASVKTSLVIRCAKDEPGLPFDVLEARLTRNA; this is encoded by the coding sequence ATGGCCGGTTCCAAGCTGGACCCCATCGACCGTCACATTCTTGCGGAATTGCAGGCCGATGGCCGCATGACCAATGTGGAGCTTGCCAAAAGGGTGGGCATTTCCGCGCCACCTTGCCTGCGCCGGGTGCGCACGTTGGAGGAGGCGGGTTATATCCGCGGCTATCACGCCGATATCGACGCGCGGGAACTGGGCTTTGAAGTGCAGGTCTTTGCCATGGTGCGGCTGCAAAGCCAGGCCGAGTCGGATCTGAGCGCCTTCGAGAAACGCTGCCGCGCCTGGCCGCTGGTGCGCGAATGTCATATGCTGAATGGCGAGATCGACTTCATCCTGAAATGCGTCGCCCCCGATCTGTCGACGTTCCAGAGTTTCCTGACGGCAGAGCTGACGGCGGCAGACAATGTGGCGAGTGTGAAAACCAGCCTCGTGATCCGTTGCGCCAAGGATGAACCCGGCCTGCCGTTCGACGTGCTGGAAGCGCGGCTGACCCGCAACGCCTGA
- the trxB gene encoding thioredoxin-disulfide reductase, translating into MSDARHTKVLIIGSGPAGYTAAVYAARAMLEPILVQGMQPGGQLTITTEVENWPGDTHVQGPDLMVRMESHAQAMGAEVIGDYILSLDLQSRPFIAKGDSGTTYTADAVILATGAQAKWLGLPSEEKFKGFGVSACATCDGFFYRGKEVVVIGGGNTAVEEALFLTNFATKVTLIHRRDTLRAEKILQDRLFKHPKVELLWHHEVTEVLGTEAPLGVTAVRARNVQTGETTDVPCAGFFVAIGHAPASELVKDQLPLHNGGYVQVEAGSTRTAIPGVFAAGDLTDHVYRQAITSAGMGCMAALDAERWLAGH; encoded by the coding sequence ATGAGCGACGCGCGCCACACCAAGGTTCTGATCATCGGCTCCGGCCCGGCGGGGTATACCGCCGCCGTCTATGCCGCGCGCGCCATGCTGGAGCCGATCCTGGTGCAGGGGATGCAGCCGGGCGGCCAGCTGACCATCACCACCGAGGTCGAAAACTGGCCCGGCGATACCCATGTGCAGGGCCCCGATCTGATGGTGCGGATGGAAAGCCATGCGCAGGCCATGGGGGCCGAGGTCATCGGGGATTATATCCTGAGCCTGGACCTGCAATCGCGCCCCTTCATCGCCAAGGGCGATTCCGGCACCACCTATACGGCCGATGCCGTGATCCTTGCCACCGGCGCGCAGGCGAAATGGCTGGGCCTGCCCTCGGAAGAAAAGTTCAAGGGCTTTGGCGTCTCGGCCTGTGCCACCTGTGACGGCTTTTTCTATCGCGGCAAAGAGGTGGTGGTGATCGGCGGCGGCAATACCGCTGTGGAAGAAGCGCTGTTCCTGACCAATTTCGCCACCAAGGTCACGCTGATCCACCGCCGCGATACGCTGCGCGCCGAAAAGATCCTGCAGGACCGGCTGTTCAAGCACCCCAAGGTCGAACTGCTGTGGCACCATGAGGTGACCGAGGTTCTGGGCACCGAAGCCCCGCTTGGCGTGACCGCCGTGCGCGCGCGCAATGTGCAGACCGGCGAGACGACCGATGTGCCCTGCGCCGGGTTCTTTGTGGCCATCGGCCATGCCCCGGCCTCGGAACTGGTGAAAGACCAGCTGCCGCTGCACAATGGCGGCTATGTGCAGGTTGAGGCAGGCTCGACCCGCACCGCCATTCCGGGCGTGTTTGCGGCGGGCGATCTGACCGACCATGTGTATCGGCAGGCGATCACCTCTGCGGGTATGGGCTGTATGGCCGCCCTTGATGCCGAACGCTGGCTGGCCGGTCATTAA
- a CDS encoding bifunctional sulfate adenylyltransferase/adenylylsulfate kinase — MTLSNHAPIPELYVSADAALTLKHDAGNLPSWDLTPRQMCDLELLMNGGFHPLKGFQSEADYNGVVENMRTADGALWPMPITLDVSEAFADKLEPGQDIALRDAEGVILAILSVTDKWIPNKSREAEKVFGADDLAHPAVNYLHNVAGKVYLGGPVKGLQAPVHYDFKSRRDTPNELRALFRKLNWAKVVAFQTRNPLHRAHQELTFRAAKEAQANLLIHPVVGMTKPGDVDHFTRVRCYEAVLDKYPQSTTTMSLLNLAMRMAGPREAVWHGLIRRNHGVTHFIVGRDHAGPGKNSQGKDFYGPYDAQTLFKEHEAEIGVTMVDFKHMVYVQEKAQYYPANEVPEGTTVLDISGTELRRRLREGIDIPEWFSFPEVVAQLRKTSPARDKQGFTVFFTGLSGSGKSTIANALMVKLMEMGGRPVTLLDGDVVRKHLSSELGFSKEHRDINIKRIGYVASEITKNGGIAICAPIAPYTATRRAVRDMVESYGAFLEVHVATSVEECERRDRKGLYKLAREGKIKEFTGISDPYEMPETPELRVETEGTDVDSCAHQVILKLESMGLIKA; from the coding sequence ATGACCCTTTCCAACCACGCCCCGATCCCAGAGCTTTATGTCTCTGCCGATGCGGCCCTGACGCTGAAACATGATGCGGGCAATCTGCCCTCCTGGGATCTGACGCCGCGTCAGATGTGCGACCTTGAATTGCTGATGAATGGTGGTTTCCACCCGCTGAAGGGGTTCCAGTCGGAAGCCGATTACAACGGCGTTGTTGAAAATATGCGCACCGCAGATGGCGCATTGTGGCCAATGCCGATCACGCTGGACGTATCGGAGGCCTTTGCCGACAAGCTTGAGCCCGGTCAGGACATTGCGCTGCGCGATGCCGAAGGCGTCATCCTTGCCATCCTGTCGGTCACCGACAAGTGGATCCCGAACAAGTCGCGCGAAGCCGAAAAGGTGTTCGGCGCTGACGATCTGGCGCATCCTGCGGTGAACTACCTGCACAATGTGGCGGGCAAGGTTTATCTGGGCGGCCCGGTGAAGGGCCTGCAAGCGCCCGTGCACTATGATTTCAAATCGCGCCGCGACACGCCGAATGAATTGCGCGCCCTGTTCCGCAAGCTGAACTGGGCCAAGGTCGTGGCCTTCCAGACCCGCAACCCGCTGCACCGCGCGCACCAGGAGCTGACGTTCCGCGCCGCGAAAGAGGCACAGGCCAACCTGCTGATCCATCCGGTTGTCGGCATGACCAAGCCGGGCGATGTGGACCACTTCACCCGCGTGCGCTGCTATGAGGCGGTACTGGACAAATATCCGCAATCGACCACCACCATGTCGCTGCTCAATCTGGCGATGCGCATGGCCGGCCCGCGCGAAGCGGTGTGGCACGGGCTGATCCGCCGCAACCATGGCGTCACCCATTTCATCGTCGGTCGCGACCACGCCGGCCCCGGCAAGAACAGCCAGGGCAAGGATTTCTACGGCCCCTATGACGCGCAGACCCTGTTCAAGGAACATGAGGCCGAAATCGGCGTGACCATGGTCGACTTCAAGCACATGGTCTATGTGCAGGAAAAGGCTCAGTATTACCCGGCGAACGAAGTGCCGGAAGGCACGACCGTTCTGGATATTTCGGGCACCGAACTGCGCCGCCGCCTGCGCGAAGGCATCGACATCCCGGAATGGTTCTCGTTCCCCGAAGTGGTGGCGCAACTGCGCAAAACCTCGCCCGCGCGGGACAAGCAGGGGTTCACCGTGTTCTTCACCGGCCTGTCCGGTTCGGGCAAATCCACCATCGCCAATGCGTTGATGGTCAAGCTGATGGAAATGGGCGGCCGCCCGGTGACGCTGCTGGACGGCGATGTGGTGCGCAAGCATCTGTCGTCGGAGCTCGGCTTCTCCAAGGAACACCGCGACATCAACATCAAGCGCATCGGCTATGTGGCGTCGGAGATCACCAAGAATGGCGGTATCGCCATCTGTGCCCCGATCGCGCCCTATACCGCGACCCGCCGCGCCGTGCGCGACATGGTGGAATCCTACGGTGCCTTCCTTGAGGTGCATGTGGCGACCAGCGTCGAAGAATGTGAACGCCGCGACCGCAAGGGGCTCTACAAGCTGGCCCGTGAAGGCAAGATCAAAGAGTTCACCGGCATTTCCGACCCCTATGAAATGCCGGAAACGCCCGAACTGCGCGTGGAAACCGAAGGCACCGATGTGGACAGCTGCGCCCATCAGGTGATCCTGAAACTGGAATCGATGGGCCTGATCAAAGCCTGA